The sequence CTAAAATACACTTAAACAATTTATTATAGATTTACATGAAAAGCTATGTTAATTTTATATGATAGCATCTGATCGTGTGGTTATTTTGATGTATTGTTTAATCTCGTAATTTTATTCAATAGTATTAATTTCAATTGATTATTAAAATGAAATTTCAAATTATTTTGACGGCTTTGCTGTCAATAGCCCTGTTGTCGTGTACAAAAGAACCTCAGGTAAAACATAAAATGAACATGAGCACTTCAGGGGAAAATATAAAGAATGTCCAGGTAGTGAATGAAGAAGATCCTATTTGTCACATGAAAACCGCAGGCTCTTTAAAAGATACTGCAGTATATAAAGCTAAGGTATATGGCTTTTGCAGTTCGTATTGTAAAGATGAATTCAAAAAAAATCCTGAAAGCTATGCCAAAAAATAATAAGACTAAGGTTATTATTCCGATTGCCATTTTTGCTTTACTTTTCTTAGGGATAGGAGTGGGAATGAGTTACTTTAAAAAGAATCTTTATACGGTGATGAAGGTTCCTGATTTTGAACTGACAGATCAGAATGGTAAAAAAATAACCAATAAAGATATGCTGGGAAAGGTGTATCTGGTAGAGTTTTTCTTCAGTAAATGTCCTACGATATGCCCGGTGATGAATACGAATATGAAGGCCGTTCAAAACCATATCAATAATCCTGATTTCGGAATTATTTCTATCAGTATCGATCCGGAAAATGATACTCCGGAAGCTTTGAAAGAACACGCTCAAAGAATTGGAGCGAAATCTCCTAACTGGCATTTCCTGACGGGTGATAGAAGTTATATTGGTAAATTAGCCGATCAGTTCAATATCTATGTTGGAGACAAAGAAGATGAAGCAGAAAGTCTTAATCACAGTGGAATGATTGCTTTGGTAGATGAAAAAGGGAACATTCGTTGCAGGTATAATAAAGAAAATATGCCGATTCTTTATTATTCAGGATTGAATTATGAGGATCCGGAAGGAAAAAATCCTAAGCTAAATGGAAAATATCATCCGGATAGAGAAATCCTGATTGAGGATATTAAGAAG is a genomic window of Chryseobacterium nakagawai containing:
- a CDS encoding YHS domain-containing protein — protein: MKFQIILTALLSIALLSCTKEPQVKHKMNMSTSGENIKNVQVVNEEDPICHMKTAGSLKDTAVYKAKVYGFCSSYCKDEFKKNPESYAKK
- a CDS encoding SCO family protein translates to MPKNNKTKVIIPIAIFALLFLGIGVGMSYFKKNLYTVMKVPDFELTDQNGKKITNKDMLGKVYLVEFFFSKCPTICPVMNTNMKAVQNHINNPDFGIISISIDPENDTPEALKEHAQRIGAKSPNWHFLTGDRSYIGKLADQFNIYVGDKEDEAESLNHSGMIALVDEKGNIRCRYNKENMPILYYSGLNYEDPEGKNPKLNGKYHPDREILIEDIKKLLN